One stretch of Hemibagrus wyckioides isolate EC202008001 linkage group LG01, SWU_Hwy_1.0, whole genome shotgun sequence DNA includes these proteins:
- the prpf3 gene encoding U4/U6 small nuclear ribonucleoprotein Prp3 isoform X2, with translation MSLPKREVEELRPWVERTVKKVLGFSEPTVVTAALHCVGKGLDKRKTTDQLRPFLDDSAGSFVERLFEALEESRNSRGNKGTVEKNRKRELKDVFGDEVEVQKDLEAGESAAKRKRVPRFEEVEEPEVLPGPPTESPGMLTKIQIKQMMEAATRQIEERKKQLSITQAASFMNDAIEKARKAAELQAKIQSTLAMKPGILGAMNNAGPHNLVALANLHAMGIAPPKVEAREITKPTPLILDELGRTVDASGKEVELTHRMPTLKANIRAVKREQFKQQLKEKPSDDLESASYFDTRLSITQPQRQKKGFRFHDKGRFEKIGQRIRTKAQLERLQMEIAQAAKKTGIQASTKLALIAPKKELGEGDVPSIEWWDSFILPNNVEFSAQAVFDNLDFHGITNLVEHPAQMAPPVDTDKPVTLGVYLTKREQKKLRRQTRREGQKEVQEKVRLGLMPPPEPKVRISNLMRVLGTEAVQDPTKVEAHVRAQMAKRQKAHEEANAARKLTAEQRKEKKVKKLKEDLSHGVHIAVYRIRNLHSPSKKFKVEANANQLYLTGTVVLHKDVNIVVVEGGPKAQKKFKRLMLNRIKWAEPSSKREDPDGSDDEGSKKPNKCTLVWEGTAMERSFGDIKFKQCPTENMAREHFKKHGSEHYWDLALSESVLETADD, from the exons ATGTCTTTGCCTAAGCGGGAGGTGGAGGAGCTGCGGCCCTGGGTGGAGCGCACTGTGAAGAAGGTGCTGGGTTTCTCCGAACCCACCGTGGTCACTGCGGCTCTGCACTGTGTCGGGAAAGGGCTGGACAAAAGGAAAACAACGG ACCAGCTGAGACCGTTCCTGGATGACTCGGCGGGCAGCTTCGTAGAGAGGCTCTTCGAAGCACTGGAAGAGAGCAGAAACTCTCGGGGCAACAAAGGCACAGTCGAGAAAAACCGCAAGAGAGAGCTGAAG GATGTGTTCGGTGATGAGGTGGAGGTGCAGAAGGATCTCGAGGCTGGCGAATCGGCAGCAAAGAGAAAGCGAGTACCCCGATTCGAGGAGGTTGAAGAGCCAGAAGTTCTTCCTGGACCTCCTACAGAAAGTCCTGGCATGCTCACCAAGATACAA ATAAAGCAGATGATGGAAGCAGCCACACGACAGATTGAAGAGAGGAAGAAGCAGCTTAGTATCACCCAG GCAGCCAGCTTTATGAACGACGCCATTGAGAAGGCACGCAAAGCTGCTGAGCTCCAGGCCAAGATCCAGTCCACGCTGGCCATGAAGCCGGGCATCCTGGGAGCAATGAACAATGCAGGACCACACAACCTTGTGGCACTTGCTAACCTGCATGCCATGGGCATTGCACCACC CAAGGTGGAGGCCCGTGAGATCACAAAGCCGACGCCGCTCATTCTGGACGAGCTCGGGAGAACCGTCGATGCCAGTGGCAAAGAGGTGGAGCTCACACACCGCATGCCCACTCTGAAAG ccaaTATCAGAGCAGTGAAGCGAGAGCAGTTTAAGCAGCAGCTGAAGGAAAAGCCCAGTGATGACCTTGAGTCCGCGTCATACTTCGACACCAGGTTGTCCATCACGCAGCCTCAGAGACAGAAGAAGGGGTTCAGGTTCCACGACAAGGGTCGCTTCGAGAAAATAGGCCAGCGGATACGCACCAAG GCTCAGCTGGAGAGGTTGCAGATGGAGATTGCGCAGGCAGCCAAAAAGACAGGCATCCAGGCATCGACCAAGCTGGCTCTAATCGCCCCTAAGAAGGAGCTCGGTGAAGGTGACGTGCCTTCCATCGAGTGGTGGGACTCCTTCATCTTGCCCAACAACGTAGAATT CTCGGCTCAGGCTGTATTTGATAACTTGGACTTCCATGGAATCACCAATCTAGTGGAACATCCTGCCCAAATGGCCCCTCCAG TGGATACAGACAAGCCGGTGACTCTGGGTGTGTATCTGACGAAGAGGGAGCAGAAGAAGCTGAGGCGGCAGACACGGCGCGAGGGTCAGAAGGAGGTGCAGGAGAAGGTCAGGCTCGGCCTCATGCCTCCACCAGAACCCAAAG tgCGGATTTCTAATCTGATGCGCGTACTGGGTACGGAAGCGGTGCAGGATCCTACGAAAGTGGAGGCCCACGTCCGAGCGCAGATGGCCAAGAGACAAAA AGCCCATGAGGAGGCAAATGCAGCCCGCAAACTGACAGCAGAGCAAAGGAAAGAGAAGAAGGTGAAGAAGCTCAAGGAAGATCTGAGTCATGGTGTTCACATCGCTGTCTACAG GATCCGAAACCTTCATAGCCCATCTAAGAAGTTCAAAGTGGAAGCCAATGCAAATCAGCTGTATCTGACTGGCACTGTGGTGCTGCACAAAGACGTCAACATAGTGGTGGTGGAAGGAG GACCCAAAGCACAGAAGAAGTTTAAGAGGCTGATGCTGAACAGGATCAAATGGGCGGAGCCTAGCTCAAAGAGAGAGG ACCCTGATGGCTCGGACGATGAGGGATCGAAGAAGCCGAACAAGTGCACGCTTGTTTGGGAG ggcacagcGATGGAGCGCAGCTTCGGTGACATTAAGTTCAAGCAGTGTCCCACGGAGAACATGGCACGCGAACACTTCAAGAAGCACGGCTCAGAGCACTATTGGGACCTGGCCCTGAGTGAGAGCGTGCTGGAGACGGCTGACGACTGA
- the prpf3 gene encoding U4/U6 small nuclear ribonucleoprotein Prp3 isoform X1, with amino-acid sequence MSLPKREVEELRPWVERTVKKVLGFSEPTVVTAALHCVGKGLDKRKTTDQLRPFLDDSAGSFVERLFEALEESRNSRGNKGTVEKNRKRELKDVFGDEVEVQKDLEAGESAAKRKRVPRFEEVEEPEVLPGPPTESPGMLTKIQIKQMMEAATRQIEERKKQLSITQPRLPLATPQPSAPGMRPLLPSAPGPAQSIAPSQAASFMNDAIEKARKAAELQAKIQSTLAMKPGILGAMNNAGPHNLVALANLHAMGIAPPKVEAREITKPTPLILDELGRTVDASGKEVELTHRMPTLKANIRAVKREQFKQQLKEKPSDDLESASYFDTRLSITQPQRQKKGFRFHDKGRFEKIGQRIRTKAQLERLQMEIAQAAKKTGIQASTKLALIAPKKELGEGDVPSIEWWDSFILPNNVEFSAQAVFDNLDFHGITNLVEHPAQMAPPVDTDKPVTLGVYLTKREQKKLRRQTRREGQKEVQEKVRLGLMPPPEPKVRISNLMRVLGTEAVQDPTKVEAHVRAQMAKRQKAHEEANAARKLTAEQRKEKKVKKLKEDLSHGVHIAVYRIRNLHSPSKKFKVEANANQLYLTGTVVLHKDVNIVVVEGGPKAQKKFKRLMLNRIKWAEPSSKREDPDGSDDEGSKKPNKCTLVWEGTAMERSFGDIKFKQCPTENMAREHFKKHGSEHYWDLALSESVLETADD; translated from the exons ATGTCTTTGCCTAAGCGGGAGGTGGAGGAGCTGCGGCCCTGGGTGGAGCGCACTGTGAAGAAGGTGCTGGGTTTCTCCGAACCCACCGTGGTCACTGCGGCTCTGCACTGTGTCGGGAAAGGGCTGGACAAAAGGAAAACAACGG ACCAGCTGAGACCGTTCCTGGATGACTCGGCGGGCAGCTTCGTAGAGAGGCTCTTCGAAGCACTGGAAGAGAGCAGAAACTCTCGGGGCAACAAAGGCACAGTCGAGAAAAACCGCAAGAGAGAGCTGAAG GATGTGTTCGGTGATGAGGTGGAGGTGCAGAAGGATCTCGAGGCTGGCGAATCGGCAGCAAAGAGAAAGCGAGTACCCCGATTCGAGGAGGTTGAAGAGCCAGAAGTTCTTCCTGGACCTCCTACAGAAAGTCCTGGCATGCTCACCAAGATACAA ATAAAGCAGATGATGGAAGCAGCCACACGACAGATTGAAGAGAGGAAGAAGCAGCTTAGTATCACCCAG CCCAGACTGCCCCTGGCTACCCCCCAGCCATCAGCGCCTGGTATGCGCCCCCTCCTGCCTTCTGCTCCAGGCCCAGCTCAGTCCATTGCCCCCTCACAGGCAGCCAGCTTTATGAACGACGCCATTGAGAAGGCACGCAAAGCTGCTGAGCTCCAGGCCAAGATCCAGTCCACGCTGGCCATGAAGCCGGGCATCCTGGGAGCAATGAACAATGCAGGACCACACAACCTTGTGGCACTTGCTAACCTGCATGCCATGGGCATTGCACCACC CAAGGTGGAGGCCCGTGAGATCACAAAGCCGACGCCGCTCATTCTGGACGAGCTCGGGAGAACCGTCGATGCCAGTGGCAAAGAGGTGGAGCTCACACACCGCATGCCCACTCTGAAAG ccaaTATCAGAGCAGTGAAGCGAGAGCAGTTTAAGCAGCAGCTGAAGGAAAAGCCCAGTGATGACCTTGAGTCCGCGTCATACTTCGACACCAGGTTGTCCATCACGCAGCCTCAGAGACAGAAGAAGGGGTTCAGGTTCCACGACAAGGGTCGCTTCGAGAAAATAGGCCAGCGGATACGCACCAAG GCTCAGCTGGAGAGGTTGCAGATGGAGATTGCGCAGGCAGCCAAAAAGACAGGCATCCAGGCATCGACCAAGCTGGCTCTAATCGCCCCTAAGAAGGAGCTCGGTGAAGGTGACGTGCCTTCCATCGAGTGGTGGGACTCCTTCATCTTGCCCAACAACGTAGAATT CTCGGCTCAGGCTGTATTTGATAACTTGGACTTCCATGGAATCACCAATCTAGTGGAACATCCTGCCCAAATGGCCCCTCCAG TGGATACAGACAAGCCGGTGACTCTGGGTGTGTATCTGACGAAGAGGGAGCAGAAGAAGCTGAGGCGGCAGACACGGCGCGAGGGTCAGAAGGAGGTGCAGGAGAAGGTCAGGCTCGGCCTCATGCCTCCACCAGAACCCAAAG tgCGGATTTCTAATCTGATGCGCGTACTGGGTACGGAAGCGGTGCAGGATCCTACGAAAGTGGAGGCCCACGTCCGAGCGCAGATGGCCAAGAGACAAAA AGCCCATGAGGAGGCAAATGCAGCCCGCAAACTGACAGCAGAGCAAAGGAAAGAGAAGAAGGTGAAGAAGCTCAAGGAAGATCTGAGTCATGGTGTTCACATCGCTGTCTACAG GATCCGAAACCTTCATAGCCCATCTAAGAAGTTCAAAGTGGAAGCCAATGCAAATCAGCTGTATCTGACTGGCACTGTGGTGCTGCACAAAGACGTCAACATAGTGGTGGTGGAAGGAG GACCCAAAGCACAGAAGAAGTTTAAGAGGCTGATGCTGAACAGGATCAAATGGGCGGAGCCTAGCTCAAAGAGAGAGG ACCCTGATGGCTCGGACGATGAGGGATCGAAGAAGCCGAACAAGTGCACGCTTGTTTGGGAG ggcacagcGATGGAGCGCAGCTTCGGTGACATTAAGTTCAAGCAGTGTCCCACGGAGAACATGGCACGCGAACACTTCAAGAAGCACGGCTCAGAGCACTATTGGGACCTGGCCCTGAGTGAGAGCGTGCTGGAGACGGCTGACGACTGA
- the ice1 gene encoding little elongation complex subunit 1, with protein MMPGVNQSGAGGIASEATSGTCQNCTVLNQSLDEYVAALLTLKQKIIDTDLLLCEYKEKCDELQKSQRESAKLHKELDEVLLKLGPLEKQTAEYEAVRAELEETKAALKECQAKSEKVDCLRDENAKALAMNSKLEEAVKKAEDVAHTQSLENTKLRSEKEMLESDLQRTQESLRLSEQAVEELENLKLQNAKALILKSNLENQLLALEDMNLKQNQTIQDLKSKNTSLEKSMRSVEEKLVTLEKEFNKETRCSSTQTENQTKVDKAKIWSLLQEVWHCVDPLSKTPENLDLNDNQRLMFRPPPCPLPISPVRNSVPQLTVSTPKGAKVSPGKSRSESSLASACSPSKEQKKKKISRKKKRSLESVDEDESCAKTDDVSDLSLNKDGPDEHLLERGTCSKSPDVWEILSLSWPLPAPLSPLPPDDLAEMEVDTSLKEGSNSEAEDGQKSQSTELEPLKDSVAVSSVCLSPGNQLSMGTSSITPDTDNKSPQKGSTESQEMQEENKCKIEGNTEDSPSTPATAGLHNESDKEQVNLTQATIIPAESQLGNKKEHTNQTISTQQCNGGHEVPKANCNDGVREVSEPVQQLIISEKCKDEKDESVQHQSEVKANLPGYSSLTPDTCTMTERTVEEIQSVPALKMVEGQNGYGGQDGESSCSKMNGVTSGDSSEDEEFLGLKRKVRGIGLRPADLDSVGSNGKQEPVAHVQGTICEAKEEHLQPEDEKDNEFVKDDSITMNMCKPVVLEDSAGVDIEQETGQTKENTHESENYPNHSVPILDEHNKQEESETFSPNIENMDGDVKEDGAVPNDPSVKSQYICPASSINTPPLSSLVKSLNLPLSDVAFRNALASSQSPESIGKVLTEMGPPLPPVLLPLTATPPKFRKHLTPNRPTIQLPTWSSTEGPFSLKQQSKEQSPDPGLQEEVKSSLSMTTPSPSRGVPSSPLQFGSATPKHALPVPGRLPSSALNSPSPVSQENSMQILDTMYPELSAQARTLNILRGNVNLGRSANENGASPPSVNPISGNKTINSSSTAFTKTDQKAKRIGANVLLPKSAKRLRLDTCSPDPARLTPPVQPVSDDKPSNGVASPKSCPANGPSSNSETARKEGETVDDISDAQSPIISAFEKLNNSNFDVLPVIRSHVFLGRISEVPVLRDEEKCVISDFCLKQSTAEEFMLAILSKIKLERAVMKHELLQSLCRVYVGLCRWAGDCQRAHALAYSLLKEDFPEAPKLVLFMVTTWPTILSHDSLLCRAINVVSKLRAEGEILDYLNKYLHWDERPPGDLHEMVTTTLKALLEDGTLMFQKQDRHGYDLCPAAWDYIFSLDLLCAHLGWKWTHDNIVGKELWPVMNAWVSQPRPQQTPVRDICVAAVLRLIGRLGQLGLKEKLCMSVQNVAKAINLFGKHGISEGVPWEVQLAAVYAIYDLSPSNPKDALEALASWRGEITQPVPPAITSCITQIGSICRQIRP; from the exons ATGATGCCGGGAGTGAACCAGTCCGGGGCTGGAGGAATCGCATCAGAAGCTACTTCTGGCACTTGTCAGAACTGCACTGTTTTAAATCAG AGCCTGGATGAGTATGTGGCTGCTTTATTGACACTGAAACAGAAGATCATCGACACAGA CCTCCTGTTGTGCGAGTATAAAGAGAAGTGTGATG AGCTTCAGAAATCTCAAAG AGAGAGCGCTAAGCTGCACAAAGAGCTGGACGAGGTGCTGCTGAAACTCGGCCCCTTAGAAAAGCAGACGGCAGAGTACGAGGCGGTCAGGGCTGAGCTGGAGGAAACCAAG GCTGCCTTAAAAGAGTGTCAGGCGAAATCGGAGAAAGTGGACTGTTTGAGAGACGAGAACGCTAAGGCACTTGCTAT GAATTCAAAGCTTGAGGAAGCTGTCAAGAAGGCAGAAG atgtagcacacacacagagtctagaAAATACTAAGCTGAGATCTGAGAAGGAAATGCTGGAAAGCGACCTGCAGCGCACTCAG GAGTCTCTCAGACTGAGTGAACAGGCAGTGGAAGAGCTGGAGAATCTGAAGCTGCAGAACGCAAAGGCCCTTATTCT AAAAAGCAATCTTGAAAATCAGCTCCTGGCACTTGAAG ACATGAACCTGAAGCAGAATCAGACAATCCAAGACCTGAAGAGCAAAAACACTAGCCTTGAAAAAAGCATGAGATCAGTAGAG GAAAAACTCGTAACATTGGAAAAAGAGTTTAACAAAG aGACGAGGTGTTCGTCTACGCAAACTGAGAACCAGACAAAAGTTGATAAAG ctAAAATCTGGAGCCTTTTACAGGAAGTCTGGCATTGTGTAGACCCTCTGTCCAAAACCCCAGAAAATCTGGACTTGAACG ACAATCAGCGCTTAATGTTCAGACCTCCTCCTTGTCCACTCCCAATCAGTCCAGTTAGAAATTCAGTGCCTCAGTTAACAGTCTCGACTCCAAAAGGAGCTAAAGTGTCTCCAGGAAAGAGCCGATCCGAGTCTAGTTTAGCAAGTGCGTGCAGTCCGAGTAAagagcagaagaaaaagaaaatcagcaggaagaagaaaagaagcttGGAGTCTGTGGATGAAGATGAAAGCTGTGCAAAGACTGATGATGTCAGTGATTTGTCGCTTAATAAAGATGGTCCTGATGAGCATTTATTAGAGCGAGGAACCTGCAGTAAATCCCCTGACGTATGGGAAATTCTCAGCCTCTCTTGGCCTTTACCTGCACCTTTATCTCCACTGCCTCCTGATGATTtg GCTGAGATGGAGGTTGACACAAGTCTGAAGGAGGGTTCAAATTCAGAAGCTGAAGATGGCCAAAAATCACAGTCCACAGAGCTAGAACCTTTGAAGGACAGTGTAGCAGtttcatctgtttgtttgtctccaGGAAACCAACTGAGTATGGGAACATCATCAATCACTCCTGATACTGATAACAAGAGCCCTCAAAAAGGTTCGACAGAGAGCCAAGAGATGCAAGAAGAAAACAAGTGCAAGATAGAGGGAAACACTGAAGATTCGCCTTCTACACCTGCCACAGCAGGTTTACATAATGAATCGGATAAGGAGCAGGTTAACTTAACCCAAGCCACAATAATTCCAGCAGAATCACAGCTGGGCAACAAGAAAGAACATACAAATCAGACCATCAGTACACAGCAGTGTAATGGAGGCCATGAAGTACCTAAAGCAAACTGTAATGATGGAGTCAGAGAGGTTTCAGAGCCTGTGCAGCAGCTAATAATTTCTGAGAAGTGCAAAGATGAAAAAGATGAATCTGTCCAGCATCAATCAGAAGTTAAAGCAAACTTGCCTGGATATTCTTCACTAACTCCAGATACCTGTACCATGACTGAAAGAACGGTAGAGGAAATCCAGAGTGTCCCAGCTTTAAAGATGGTGGAAGGTCAAAACGGCTATGGTGGACAAGACGGTGAATCCTCCTGTAGTAAGATGAATGGTGTAACGTCTGGAGATTCCTCAGAAGACGAGGAGTTCTTAGGGCTGAAGAGGAAAGTCAGAGGGATTGGCTTGAGACCAGCGGATTTGGACAGTGTTGGTTCAAACGGAAAGCAAGAACCTGTAGCTCATGTTCAGGGAACAATCTGTGAAGCCAAAGAAGAGCATCTTCAACCAGAGGATGAGAAAGACAATGAATTTGTAAAAGACGACAGCATTACCATGAATATGTGCAAACCTGTAGTTCTTGAAGACAGTGCAGGGGTAGACATTGAGCAGGAGACAGGACAAACAAAGGAGAATACCCATGAATCAGAGAACTATCCCAACCACTCTGTACCAATTCTTgatgaacacaataaacaagaAGAATCTGAAACTTTTAGTCCAAACATTGAAAACATGGATGGTGATGTAAAAGAAGATGGTGCCGTACCGAATGACCCAAGTGTTAAATCTCAATATATTTGTCCTGCGTCTTCAATAAATACCCCTCCACTGTCTAGTTTGGTTAAAAGTCTGAATCTACCTCTCTCAGATGTTGCCTTTAGAAATGCACTTGCCTCATCTCAATCTCCAGAATCAATTGGAAAGGTTCTTACAGAGATGGGTCCTCCGCTACCTCCAGTTCTTTTACCACTGACTGCAACTCCTCCAAAATTTAGGAAGCACCTTACTCCAAATAGACCAACTATCCAGTTGCCTACCTGGTCATCAACAGAAGGGCCATTTTCGCTCAAGCAGCAGTCAAAAGAACAATCTCCAGATCCTGGCCTTCAAGAAGAAGTAAAGTCATCACTTTCTATGACCACCCCTTCACCATCACGTGGAGTTCCCTCTTCTCCTTTGCAATTTGGATCAGCAACTCCCAAGCATGCGCTTCCCGTCCCAGGTAGACTGCCCTCGTCTGCATTAAACTCCCCGTCTCCTGTGTCACAGGAGAACTCCATGCAGATACTGGATACCATGTATCCAGAGCTTTCAGCCCAAGCAAGGACTCTAAATATTCTACGGGGTAATGTTAACCTTGGGAGGTCTGCAAATGAAAATGGGGCCTCCCCACCTTCCGTCAATCCCATTTCAGGGAATAAAACGATCAACTCCTCATCCACGGCTTTCACAAAGACAGACCAAAAGGCAAAAAGAATTGGTGCAAATGTGTTACTACCCAAAAGTGCCAAAAGGCTTAGACTTGATACATGTTCACCTGATCCTGCAAGGCTTACCCCTCCAGTGCAACCAGTTAGTGATGATAAGCCAAGTAATGGTGTAGCATCACCAAAATCCTGTCCAGCTAATGGTCCATCAAGCAACAGTGAAACAGCAAGAAAAGAAGGTGAAACCGTAGACGATATCAGTGATGCACAGTCCCCCATCATCAGTGCATTCGAAAAACTTAACAACTCAAATTTTGATGTGCTGCCCGTCATCCGGAGTCATGTGTTTCTTGGAAGAATATCTGAAGTTCCTGTCCTAAGAGATGAAGAAAAATGTGTCATTTCTGATTTTTGTCTAAAGCAG TCCACAGCAGAGGAGTTTATGCTGGCCATTTTGTCAAAGATCAAGCTGGAGAGAGCTGTTATGAAACACGAGCTCCTGCAGTCCCTCTGTAGGGTTTACGTAGGCTTGTGTCGATGGGCAGGAGACTGTCAGAGAGCTCATGCTCTCGCTTACAGTCTTCTAAAAGAAG ACTTTCCTGAAGCCCCAaagcttgttttatttatggtGACAACGTGGCCAACTATTCTGTCCCACGACAGCCTTTTGTGCCGAGCCATTAACGTAGTGAGCAAGCTGAGAGCAGAGGGAGAGATATTAGACTACCTCAACAAGTATCTGCACTGGGATGAG AGGCCTCCAGGTGACCTCCACGAGATGGTCACCACCACACTGAAGGCTCTTCTTGAGGATGGCACTTTGATGTTCCAGAAGCAGGATCGTCATGGTTATGACCTCTGCCCTGCTGCCTGGGATTATATATTCAGCCTGGATCTCCTCTGTGCACATCTGGGCTGGAAATGGACCCATGACAATATTGTGGG AAAAGAGCTTTGGCCGGTCATGAACGCCTGGGTGTCGCAACCAAGACCTCAGCAAACACCGGTCCGGGATATTTGTGTAGCAGCAGTTTTAAGGCTGATTG GACGACTTGGCCAACTGGGCCTTAAGGAGAAACTATGCATGTCCGTTCAAAATGTTGCAAAAGCCATAAACCTGTTTGGGAAACATGGAATATCAGAAG GTGTACCGTGGGAGGTGCAGCTTGCCGCAGTCTACGCCATTTATGATCTGTCTCCCAGCAATCCTAAAGACGCCCTGGAGGCTTTGGCATCATGGCGGGGAGAAATCACACAACCGGTTCCACCAGCCATCACCAGCTGCATTACTCAGATCGGCTCCATATGTCGCCAGATCAGACCATAG